One region of Tamandua tetradactyla isolate mTamTet1 chromosome 6, mTamTet1.pri, whole genome shotgun sequence genomic DNA includes:
- the SPATA22 gene encoding spermatogenesis-associated protein 22 isoform X1 — translation MKRNLNENSTRSTAGCLPVPLFNQKKRNRQPLTSNPLKNDSGISIASDSYDFPPLPTDWAWEALSPELPPLMKTVTTGQIPYSVSHPLKSQDTTSKSLQSNTERSQSGWSYRDGNKNDNLKTWDRNDFRSQCKSTNLVLTNGKSPCPMNLGAQQQKQLRLSEHPKLSQQREMEVLRQTHSSSMSGSTVRALDKNSALHSFKPNFQQNQFKKKMLDEIPKENSLKETSFYPLKFKEKDNSLRIISAVIESMKYWREHTQKTVLLFEVLAVLDSAVTPGPYSSKTFYMRDGKNTLPCVFYEIDRELPRLIRGRVHRCVGNYDQKKNIFRCVSVRPASVSEQKTFQAFVKIADVEMKYYTNVINEI, via the exons atgaagagaaatttaaatgaaaattcaactcGAAGTACAGCAG GCTGTTTGCCTGTACCATTGTTCAACCAGAAAAAGAGGAATAGACAACCATTAACCTCTAATCCACTTAAAAATGATTCAGGTATCAGTATTGCTTCTGACAGTTATGATTTCCCTCCTCTACCAACAG ATTGGGCGTGGGAAGCTTTGAGTCCAGAGTTGCCTCCTTTAATGAAAACAGTGACCACAGG GCAAATACCATATTCTGTTTCACATCCCCTGAAAAGTCAGGATACCACGTCTAAATCTCTTCAATCGAacactgaaagaagccagagtgGTTGGAG CTACAGAGATGGCAACAAAAATGATAACTTGAAAACTTGGGATAGAAATGATTTTAGGTCTCAATGCAAAAGTACAAACCTGGTGTTGACTAATGGAAAAAGTCCTTGTCCAATGAATTTGGGAGCTCAGCAACAGAAACAATTAAGATTATCTGAACATCCTAAATTATCTCAACAGAGAGAAATGGAAGTACTCAGACAAACACATTCATCAAGTATGTCTGGCTCCACAGTGAGAGCTCTAGACAAAAACAGTGCATTACATTCATTTAAGCCCAATTTTCAACAAaatcaatttaagaaaaaaatgttggacgaaattccaaaagaaaacagTCTCAAg gAAACCTCATTTTATCCattaaaatttaaggaaaaagataATTCTTTAAGGATTATATCTGCAGTTATTGAAAGCATGAAGTACTGGCGTgaacatacacagaaaactgtacTTCTTTTTGAAGTGTTGG CTGTTCTTGATTCAGCTGTTACACCTGGCCCATATTCTTCAAAGACTTTTTATATGAGAGATGGGAAAAATACTCTGCCTTGTGTCTTTTATGAAATT gaTCGTGAACTTCCAAGACTGATTAGAGGGCGAGTTCATAGGTGTGTGGGAAACTATGaccagaaaaagaacattttcagATGTGTTTCTGTCAGACCAGCATCTGTTTCTGAACAAAAAACTTTCCAAGCATTTGTTAAAATTGCAGACGTTGAGATGAAGTATTATACTAAtgttataaatgaaatttaa
- the SPATA22 gene encoding spermatogenesis-associated protein 22 isoform X2: MKRNLNENSTRSTAGCLPVPLFNQKKRNRQPLTSNPLKNDSGISIASDSYDFPPLPTDWAWEALSPELPPLMKTVTTGQIPYSVSHPLKSQDTTSKSLQSNTERSQSGWSYRDGNKNDNLKTWDRNDFRSQCKSTNLVLTNGKSPCPMNLGAQQQKQLRLSEHPKLSQQREMEVLRQTHSSSMSGSTVRALDKNSALHSFKPNFQQNQFKKKMLDEIPKENSLKLFLIQLLHLAHILQRLFI, translated from the exons atgaagagaaatttaaatgaaaattcaactcGAAGTACAGCAG GCTGTTTGCCTGTACCATTGTTCAACCAGAAAAAGAGGAATAGACAACCATTAACCTCTAATCCACTTAAAAATGATTCAGGTATCAGTATTGCTTCTGACAGTTATGATTTCCCTCCTCTACCAACAG ATTGGGCGTGGGAAGCTTTGAGTCCAGAGTTGCCTCCTTTAATGAAAACAGTGACCACAGG GCAAATACCATATTCTGTTTCACATCCCCTGAAAAGTCAGGATACCACGTCTAAATCTCTTCAATCGAacactgaaagaagccagagtgGTTGGAG CTACAGAGATGGCAACAAAAATGATAACTTGAAAACTTGGGATAGAAATGATTTTAGGTCTCAATGCAAAAGTACAAACCTGGTGTTGACTAATGGAAAAAGTCCTTGTCCAATGAATTTGGGAGCTCAGCAACAGAAACAATTAAGATTATCTGAACATCCTAAATTATCTCAACAGAGAGAAATGGAAGTACTCAGACAAACACATTCATCAAGTATGTCTGGCTCCACAGTGAGAGCTCTAGACAAAAACAGTGCATTACATTCATTTAAGCCCAATTTTCAACAAaatcaatttaagaaaaaaatgttggacgaaattccaaaagaaaacagTCTCAAg CTGTTCTTGATTCAGCTGTTACACCTGGCCCATATTCTTCAAAGACTTTTTATATGA